Genomic DNA from Eptesicus fuscus isolate TK198812 chromosome 18, DD_ASM_mEF_20220401, whole genome shotgun sequence:
GCTCTGCTcctgggctggcaggcagggaaTAAGGCTTTGGGGAGTAGTCCTTGGGAGGCACCCTGAGAATTCCAGGGTAGAAGCCGCTTTCTGGGTGCCAGCCAGTGCCCCTACGCCGGTGGCCAGGACATCTGGATTGCTGGGGAGCTCTACTCAGCCTCGGTGGGCAAGTTGGGCTGCCTCGCGTTCCAGCCGGCGACACAGTTCCAGGCGATTCCGCAGGCACGACCGAGCACCCAGGCGGCCCCAGCCAGTGGCATGGGTGGCAGGGCTGGCGTCCAGCGCCCGCAGCAGGCGAGGCAGGTCGCGGAGCAGGCGGTAGCGCGGCAGGGCGCGCAGTGGCGGGGGGATGTCGCCCTTGGCGCAGAGGCGACTGAAGTAAGCGAGCAGCAGGAGCGGGCGCGGGGCGGCGCGGAGCAGGGCGCGCAGGGGCGCGGTGCGGGTGTCCGGGCCGCAGGCAGGGCTGGAACCCGCGCTGCTCCACAGCAGCAGCACGGTGCCCCGCTCCCGCACCACCTGCGCCCGCGCCGCCCACAGCCACGGCAGCGGGCCCACACGCGCCACGCGTGTCCCCTCCCACAGGTCCACGATCACGTCGCGCCCGCCGCCCAACGTGGCCCGCAGCAGTTCAGCCAGCGCTCCCACCAGGCGCCGCTGCGCCTCTGAGTCCGCCACGTGCAGAAGCAGCACGGGATGCGGTTGGCCGGGGCCTAGGGCGGGAGCAACAGATGACCAGGGTAGGGGTTAAGGGACAGCTCGGCTCTCTCTTCCTTGGCCTCAGGGCTACATCAGAGCGTGCACCCCCAGTTCCTTATCTGCGCTGAGGGTGGGTCCCCAAGGCAACTCTAGTCAATAGGGTGCTTTGGGGGCTATTTAGATAAAAGCACCCTGGAAGGGGTGAGGGCCAGGGTGCCAGAATTGGCAGGTGCAGCATAGACTGGATTTCCGCTCCACTTGCCAGTAACCCGGAGACTTGGTACATTGAACCCCCGGTGCAGAGGGACCTTTGCCCTGCCTTAACCATTCCCGCCCACGAGGGGGCCTGAGGCACACCCCCTTGGGTAGCAGACAGCTGGGTGTTTCCGCAGGTACATGGCTCTTGGGGACAGGAGCCTAGGCAGGGGACAGCAAGCCTAGGAGCTGGGCAGGTCTAAATCCCCAAATTATGCCCAAGTGAGCTTACCTGACAATGGGCGCCGGAGGATGAGAACTAAAACAACTCCCAGTAGAGTGGTGAGGGCCAGCAGTGCCAGGATCAATAGTCCCAGGTGTCTATTAGAGACTGAGTCCAGCAAGGTGAGGCCACGCTGGGCTCCTCAGTGCCCAACCTTTCTctcacacacccccgcccccccccacaccctcctccctccgccaaAGAACTCACCATCTGGACACAAGAGGTGCTTCCAGGCAAACTGGACATCTGACCTCCACACCTGAGGGCCCAGAACCCCCCCGACCCTGTGAGCCAGGGTACAGTGCCTCCTCCAGGAGAAGTTAAATGAAGCATGGAGATGGTGAAAGGGAGGCCCCTGGATACGGAATTCATCCAGCACAGAACAGGTCAAGAGTGACAAACTCAAAGAGTAAACTCAAAGTTGGCCAGGGTGTCCATGGGGACCtggagggcacaggccctggtggaAGTAATCAGACACCACTGAGCTCTAGCCTGTTGTCACCAGGCCTGAATGTGGACACAGAGAACTaggttttctgatttatttttccccccaagagaagccagaaatcagctttttaaaataggatGTCTCCCAATATTTAAATGGTGGTAACAAATTCCAATTTCAAACACCATGTTGTCCAAACCAAACATTTTTGTGGACTGGATTTGCCCCGTCTGCCACCTGTGGAGTAGATGCTAGAGGAGTgtgtgcagagggagggcaggattCCTTACCAGAACACAGGCCCCTGGCCTCAGGAAGGGAATGATGAGCTCTAGTGTCACTGGACTTGAGCCCTGAGTCTGTtggaataaagaacaaaatgactGTTTGCACGGAAACAAATCTGGCTCTGAGCCTTTGCCCATGCTgttcctccctcaccccacccccacctcctcctcccaatCCTCCCAAGGCTTAAGGCCAAGTGCCACCTCTGACAAAAAGCCTCCCCTGGCTTCATTCCAAGATCCCACTGATCATTCCCAGATCAGAACTGCTGCACAGATATACATTAATCGGTCAATCAGGTACTCGTCAACAGACATACTGTGGGTGCCGACTCTGTGCCAAGCCCTGAGGAAAGAAGGCAGGCGCAGATGTTCTCTGTCCTCTAGCAGTTCACAAAACAGGGAGGCTAACAATATGCTGCCCTGCTCCTGTCCGGCATACCTGAAGGGGTAGCTTATCCATTGGAAAAATGTAAGTTGTGGGGTCAGAAGACCACAGCTTAACAAACTCAGGCTTAAATTAACTATTGCCTTTGGGGTTCCTAGCTGTGTGGAACCACACATTTGGTTGGTACATGGATCCCTGAGCCTCGGTTTTTTCATTTGTCTGTGAAGGCTAATAATCCTTGGTTTACTGGGTTATTGAGCATCACATGGAAATATGCATGGGGACACTCTTTATAATACACAGTGCAGTGTGAATTCATTTAGTAGTAGTAGCTATTATTACACCTTGGACTCCCTAGGGCAGAGACTCTGTTATATACTTTTCTTGTATCTTCCAGGCCCTAGGGCAGAGACTCTGTTATATACTTTTCTTGTATCTTCCAGGCCCTAAGACAGGCGAGGCACAGAATAGGCACTCAATACAAATATGCTGAATTGGACAGAATTGATTGCCATCTGTCTACAGGAAGGATGTGGCTTTGTCCTATGTTCTGGGTGCCGGGTAGGGAGCTGATCAGAATCTCCATACTTTGGGAATAACCTCCCCACTGACTCTCCTACCCCACCCTGTCCTAGATCTCACTATCCAGTCAGCTGTGAGCAAGTGCTGATGCAGGGGCTCTTAAATCATAGATGATGTAAGTCAGGAATTTGCTTGCCTCCACCTGCTGTGCTCTGAGCAATAGGAcctggtgggggccaaggcctGGCGAGGCCAAACCTGGCTGATGCTGTACACAGGGGGCTGAACTTAGTGAAGGCGGTCTTTTCCCAGCTCACAGAAACAAATGAGTTCATGGATTTAGTTCTCAGTGTCAGGTTTTCCCACATGACTTTGCCTTACAACTTGATCAGGGCTTGATCTTAAATCTTGAGCATTTGctaccacctgcctgcttgggAACCCTCAGAGAATACAAAACAAATAGCTGCCAAGTGAGTATTTaagaaagaacttggaagagCTACTCATGCTTAGTCAGCTTGGGGCTGtggttttaaagatatatttgatTATGGTTTTTATATCAGATACACAGAAGAAAGTCTACTAGTCAAATTGATCTTAGTTCACATAATAGAGTCAAGTCTGTCAGTAGTTTACAGTCTTCCAGGGCCTCTGTCTCCCAAGATAGTGAGAGACGACTCCTGCCAGGTGCCTGGTGGAGGAAGGCAGGAGCACAGTGGTAGAGGACAGCGGAGTTCGAGAGGCCATCAGTATAACATGGGGCAGCAGTTTGAAGTGGGCCAGAGGATAGCTGGATGTGAGAAGGCCAGCCCTTTGCCTCTGTTTTCCCTGTAATTCAGAAACTGAAAGAATTAGAAACTGCCCCATGGAAACCCCGCTGACTGGCAGAAGGAACCAGCTGAACAAAGCCtgttcaagtaaataaataaccagATGATGTAAGTCAAGAATTTGCTTGCCGCCACCTGCTGTGCTCTGAGCAACAGGACCTGGTGGGGGTCAAGGCCTGGCGAGGCCATACCTGGCTGATGCTGTACACAGGGGGCAGCAGGCTGTCCTGCCCCATGTCTGGGTGGCTCCAGGCAGCACTGAAGGTGGCATGCATCCTTGTGGAGAAGTGAAGGAtcagctgctgggcctgggtgcccATGCTCACGTTCCAGGATGGGgctgctggggagtgggggaaagggTGTCACGTGAGAAACCCTGTTGGCAGGAGGTGATAGGAGGAGCTGGGCTAGTTAACAGAGAAATCAAGACAGGGCTAGAGTTTGGCTTGGCCACATTTGGGTGAGGGTGAAATGGTGGGAGGGGTTCCGCTTATTGGCTCACCAGTCCGATGGGGACATTCAATGTGGCTGCTGTTTCCACAAGAGAACTAAGAAATACAAGAATGGCGGGTCAGAAAGTGCCAGGCACCATCCATACCCCTACCCATGCCCTCTCGCTCACGTTTGTACCTTGAAACAGAACTGGGGGTGCAAGTCCACCTTCTCCAAAACATACCACTGTGGTGGGAGAAGGGGGTTAGTCCGGGATCAGGGCCCTGGGTCCCAGCCCTGCCCATCCAGGTCCTGGGGAGGCCTGTCTCACCCCCTCTGACTCCCGAGCTGTGGCATTGGGGAGGTCTTCGCAGAGGGCGTTCCCGCCCtgcctctggcagagggaggcttcCAGCTTCACTGGGCAGCGGAGTGTTGGGGCCATGACCATCTGACTGTGCTGGCTGTAGTCAGTGAAGTTCACTGACTTCCAAAAGTCCGAGCCATCTGGGCAGACAGCAGGGCAGAGAGTGAGGCCTGGGAGGCTTGAACCCTGCTTTGGCCTCGTTtggccacccccatccccagggcGCCAGGAGATGATGTTTGTAAAGGTGTTCAGCACAGTTCCTGCTCTGTCTAGGAGCCCCAAAAATGAGCACGCCTTTTCCAGCCCCTTGTTATTACCTTTTCTACTTACTCCTTCTTGCACCTCCATTCTGGCTAGCTCTTGGCTACTCCCCAAACttgaaatctttttatttttgctaaggTTCCTCTCAAAACCAGGAatgccttccctcccttctctcctttctaaATCCCGCTCTGTTTTCTGAGCGCAGCTCAGGTGTCACCGCCTCTGAGAGACCTTCTCTGGCTGATGACAGCCTTCACTGGCTGCGCCCTTTCCGGAGTTCACGTCCCACAGGCTAGTCCTGACGTGTAACCCTGCCCTGGACTGTAGGCTGCTTTGTGCTGTCCATTTGTTATGTCTGAGCATCCTGTCCCTTCCGCTTGGAGACAACAAAGTGTGGGCAGCACCTTCGATGTCACCAACCACTTTCACTTATCATAGTGAAGTCAAGCCTCAGAAACAGTTGGAAAGTAAGACAGGGCAAGTataattattttacagatgaggaaactgagtctcaggaaagaataagtggcagagctgggatgtgagTGAGCCCAGCTCTTCTGGTCCATCCTCAACACACCAACTCCTGTGTGCCTAGTACAACCTCCCACAGTGCCTACTACACTCTGATTTATTGGCCGGCTGAGCAGTGGACATAGTGCCCTTTTCTCCCGCTGACTCCAGGGAAAATGCCCATGCCGTCTAGGGGCTTCCTCCAACACAGTTAGGAAGTGTGTGCGTGTATGcatgaaagagagacagagagaggctgtGCGTGCACAAGAATGCATTTGAGTAGCACTCACAGGCTTCAGGCCAGCTCTGGAAGGGACATTTTTTGCGCCTCACTGTATCCTCTTGCAGGTAGGATGCCTGAGGGGACAAGAAGAGACGGTCAGACCTGAGACTCATTCTGGCTTGCCCTTGCTCTTGCCCTACTGCAAGCTGCCTGAGCTGGCAGGGCATTGAGGAGGGGGAGCAGTGTAGGGTGTAGGCAAGGGTAAGTGGTGCCTGACACTGGGGGAGGAACTCCAGAGTATGGGATTGAGATCAGCTAATGAGGGGCTGAGTCCTCTTGCCCCTGGAGAGGAGAACCTATCCCCAGAAAGAGGCAGATTGTGATGTCCACATCTCTGTCTACTCCCCCACTCTCCATGGTTCCCAAGGTGCCTAGTGCCCTGTATGGGTCTCTCAGTCTGGGTCGCCCAAACGCCCAGTGGTTGTCCACCCTGGCAGATGCTCAGTGCTCCAAGTCTCTGCCTGCAGCTTCCCTTTAGTTTCCTCCTGGATGACAAGGCCCCTGCCTTGTCTGTCTAATCCAAAGAAGTCTTAATGTTAGGCACTTCAGAATTATGGAGAGGAGGACTGCCATGAAGGGGTAGTGGGGACAAGACTTTTGAGGCCATATGGAACTTTGCAATGGCCACGTGCCCCCACCGTGACTGATCAGCACACACAGTGAAgcgagctgcctttccgcctcaGTGGGCTGAATCCAGGTCTGGACCAAGGAAAGCTGGGTTTGGGTGGAGCTGAGGTTGGAATCATCCCCAAGAATCTCATGTTCAGCAGGACACTTCCATCTCTGATCCAGTGTGTGGCTCACAGTCAAGCTGACATCTGTCTTCCTAAGCACCTCATTAACACCCAGTCCTTTTAAAACCCAAATTACTGGAGATATGTTTGACCAACTGCACTATCAGAGGACCTAGGAGTGGGGCCATGGACAACTCCCACCTTTTTCTTTACTCACCTCTATGCACAGACAGGGCAGAAGGAATTCATAAGGCAGGTCTACAGTGTGGCCCTTAGACACAGTTTTCTGTTGATGAAGCagtaaagggagagaaagatgccTTAGAAAGAGTACAGGCACCCTGGCCAAGGTTAAGAAGAAGCTGGgaccttatttttttctcttacgtgaaacttaatttttttaaaatatattttattgattttttacagagaggaagggagaggga
This window encodes:
- the IL17RE gene encoding interleukin-17 receptor E isoform X2, with the translated sequence MGHPRLAALLLPLHLLLIGVSTSAGIGCPCLPHWTTCCLLVSCMDDSFTERSAHIPCHTLPHTWGAWRWYCPSCLCLHLVSTPSDLQRSWFHHLVQKFKKSYMFQFCRRHKMPASAQRKLLSRCCLSEKDHRISVPSPGISQNGLRFKRTQPLDPEVAKVLPRQNSQRHKGPEFSFDLLPEARAIRVSIPSGPEVSVRLCHQWALECEELSSPFDVQKTVSKGHTVDLPYEFLLPCLCIEASYLQEDTVRRKKCPFQSWPEAYGSDFWKSVNFTDYSQHSQMVMAPTLRCPVKLEASLCQRQGGNALCEDLPNATARESEGWYVLEKVDLHPQFCFKFSCGNSSHIECPHRTAPSWNVSMGTQAQQLILHFSTRMHATFSAAWSHPDMGQDSLLPPVYSISQTQGSSPVTLELIIPFLRPGACVLVWRSDVQFAWKHLLCPDVSNRHLGLLILALLALTTLLGVVLVLILRRPLSGPGQPHPVLLLHVADSEAQRRLVGALAELLRATLGGGRDVIVDLWEGTRVARVGPLPWLWAARAQVVRERGTVLLLWSSAGSSPACGPDTRTAPLRALLRAAPRPLLLLAYFSRLCAKGDIPPPLRALPRYRLLRDLPRLLRALDASPATHATGWGRLGARSCLRNRLELCRRLEREAAQLAHRG
- the IL17RE gene encoding interleukin-17 receptor E isoform X3, which produces MGHPRLAALLLPLHLLLIGVSTSAGIGCPCLPHWTTCCLLVSCMDDSFTERSAHIPCHTLPHTWGAWRWYCPSCLCLHLVSTPSDLQRSWFHHLVQKFKKSYMFQFCRRHKMPASAQRKLLSRCCLSEKDHRISVPSPGISQNGLRFKRTQPLDPEVAKVLPRQNSQRHKGPEFSFDLLPEARAIRVSIPSGPEVSVRLCHQWALECEELSSPFDVQKTVSKGHTVDLPYEFLLPCLCIEASYLQEDTVRRKKCPFQSWPEASAPSWNVSMGTQAQQLILHFSTRMHATFSAAWSHPDMGQDSLLPPVYSISQTQGSSPVTLELIIPFLRPGACVLVWRSDVQFAWKHLLCPDVSNRHLGLLILALLALTTLLGVVLVLILRRPLSGPGQPHPVLLLHVADSEAQRRLVGALAELLRATLGGGRDVIVDLWEGTRVARVGPLPWLWAARAQVVRERGTVLLLWSSAGSSPACGPDTRTAPLRALLRAAPRPLLLLAYFSRLCAKGDIPPPLRALPRYRLLRDLPRLLRALDASPATHATGWGRLGARSCLRNRLELCRRLEREAAQLAHRG
- the IL17RE gene encoding interleukin-17 receptor E isoform X4: MFQFCRRHKMPASAQRKLLSRCCLSEKDHRISVPSPGISQNGLRFKRTQPLDPEVAKVLPRQNSQRHKGPEFSFDLLPEARAIRVSIPSGPEVSVRLCHQWALECEELSSPFDVQKTVSKGHTVDLPYEFLLPCLCIEASYLQEDTVRRKKCPFQSWPEAYGSDFWKSVNFTDYSQHSQMVMAPTLRCPVKLEASLCQRQGGNALCEDLPNATARESEGWYVLEKVDLHPQFCFKFSCGNSSHIECPHRTAAPSWNVSMGTQAQQLILHFSTRMHATFSAAWSHPDMGQDSLLPPVYSISQTQGSSPVTLELIIPFLRPGACVLVWRSDVQFAWKHLLCPDVSNRHLGLLILALLALTTLLGVVLVLILRRPLSGPGQPHPVLLLHVADSEAQRRLVGALAELLRATLGGGRDVIVDLWEGTRVARVGPLPWLWAARAQVVRERGTVLLLWSSAGSSPACGPDTRTAPLRALLRAAPRPLLLLAYFSRLCAKGDIPPPLRALPRYRLLRDLPRLLRALDASPATHATGWGRLGARSCLRNRLELCRRLEREAAQLAHRG
- the IL17RE gene encoding interleukin-17 receptor E isoform X1, with translation MGHPRLAALLLPLHLLLIGVSTSAGIGCPCLPHWTTCCLLVSCMDDSFTERSAHIPCHTLPHTWGAWRWYCPSCLCLHLVSTPSDLQRSWFHHLVQKFKKSYMFQFCRRHKMPASAQRKLLSRCCLSEKDHRISVPSPGISQNGLRFKRTQPLDPEVAKVLPRQNSQRHKGPEFSFDLLPEARAIRVSIPSGPEVSVRLCHQWALECEELSSPFDVQKTVSKGHTVDLPYEFLLPCLCIEASYLQEDTVRRKKCPFQSWPEAYGSDFWKSVNFTDYSQHSQMVMAPTLRCPVKLEASLCQRQGGNALCEDLPNATARESEGWYVLEKVDLHPQFCFKFSCGNSSHIECPHRTAAPSWNVSMGTQAQQLILHFSTRMHATFSAAWSHPDMGQDSLLPPVYSISQTQGSSPVTLELIIPFLRPGACVLVWRSDVQFAWKHLLCPDVSNRHLGLLILALLALTTLLGVVLVLILRRPLSGPGQPHPVLLLHVADSEAQRRLVGALAELLRATLGGGRDVIVDLWEGTRVARVGPLPWLWAARAQVVRERGTVLLLWSSAGSSPACGPDTRTAPLRALLRAAPRPLLLLAYFSRLCAKGDIPPPLRALPRYRLLRDLPRLLRALDASPATHATGWGRLGARSCLRNRLELCRRLEREAAQLAHRG